CGGTGGGGTGATATGTTCGGGATGAATTACTGAGCAGCGCTTCTGTCTGAGTACGGATAGTTTCACCCAGATCAATGGACGCGTGTAGTTATTGGCACGCATGGAGCCGATACATGACGCCGATCGGATTTGCTGAGGGGAACCTAAAGCTGCGTCGTGATGGCTGCGGCGCTTTGCTGCCAACAATTCATAAAAATTCGGCGCATTCGAACGGCCGCTTGCGCGGTTTTGAGTGGGCGGAGCCTATTTGTCTCTCCTCGCTTAAATCGCCTTAAGCGGGAAATGCAGACTTGACGCTTCCCTGCAGGTATCCTTATCACCTCGCTTCCACGATAAAGGTCGAACCCTATGACGAAACCCAGTTCGACGCCCCAAGTCGCACAAGTTGGTGCCGGCCACTGGGGAAGGAATCTTGCTCGCAATTTTGCGGAGCTGGGTGCCCTCAAAGCAGTATGCGATCCCCATCCTGAGACCGCGAAGCGTGAAGCCGATGCAAATGGAGTCGTTGCGATAACGTTCGACGAAGTGCTGAACGATCCCAACATCGACGGCATATCGATTGCCGCTCCGGCTGAGTTACATGCTGACCTGGCGCTGAAGGCCTTTGCCGCCGGCAAGCACGTTTTCGTCGAGAAGCCTCTCGCGCTGTCGATCGAGGACAGCCGCGCTATGTGTGAAGCGGCAGAACGAACCGGCAAGGCGCTCATGGTCGGCCATCTCCTGCAATACCACCCCGCTTTTATCCGCCTCCGGGAACTGCTGAGCGAAGGGGCCATAGGCAGTGTCCGTTACGCGTACTCCAATCGCCTCAGCCTCGGAAAGCTTCGGACAGAGGAAAACGCATTGTGGAGTTTCGCGCCGCACGACCTTTCGATGCTATTGTCGATTATGGGGAGCGCCCCGCCACGGTAGCTGGGGGCGGCAGCAGCTGGATCTCTCCCGGTCTCGACGATGAATACCGCGTGGATATGACTTTTTTCCGGCGGTCGCCGCGCACACGTGTTTGCTTCCTGGTTGCATCCGTTCAAAGAGCACCGCCTCGTCGTCGTCGGTGAGACCGGCATGTTGGTCTTCGAAGACTCCATTCTCAAACCGGCGGACAAGCTCAAGATCTACCGGCACAGTGTTGTCTGGAAAGCCAAGGTGCCTGAGGTGGTCAAGGCCGAGCCGGAAACGGTCCCATTTCCGGCAGATGAGCCGCTTAAGCAGGAATGTCGTCACTTCCTCGATTGCTGCGCGGGCAAAGCTTCGCCGCGCACCGATGGCATCGAGGCCATGGGCGTGGTCGAGACCTTGCTGCGCGCCGAAGGCCGTTTCGAAGCGGCCATGGCCTGAACTGCCGCAATCCTGCCCCACTTAATCGCCAAAGCGAGTCTCGATGCTGACAGTATCCAAAATCTCTAATGCGATGGCTGCCGACTATGTGCGCCGTGCGCAAGAGCGCGACCTAACCATTGGCATTATGGGAATGGGCTATGTCGGCCTGCCGCTCGCCGAAGCTTTTCTTCAGGCAGGGTTCCGAGTACTGGCTTCGACATAGACCAGGCCAAGATCGACCTGCTAGCGGCGGGCAAGACCTACATACGTCACATTCCGGATGATCGAATTGCTTCCATGTTGACAACAGGTCGTTTCGAAACCACCAGCGACGAAGCGCGCCTACCCACCGCTGATGCACTGCTGATGTGCGTTCCCACCCCGCTCAACGCTCACCGTGAGCCGGACATGTCCTTTGTCAGCGATACCACTCGCATGATCGCACGCCACCTTCGTCCGGGTCAGCTGGTGATCTTGGAATCGACGACATACCCGGGTACCAGCGACGAAATCGTGAAATCGATCCTTGAAACGACCGGCCTGCGCGCTGGAACTGATTTCGCAGTCGCGTATTCGCCCGAGAGAGAAGATCCAGGAAATGTAACGTTTTCGACCAACTCGATTCCGAAGGTTGTAGGTGCCAACTCGAGTATCGAACTCGAAATGGCGGTGGCCGTGTATCAGTCGATAACGAAGGTCGTTCCTGTCTCGGACATGAAGACTGCCGAAGCAGTGAAGCTCACCGAGAACATCTTTCGACTAGTCAACATCGCTCTCGTGAATGAGCTAAAGTCGGTCTACCAGGGCATGGGAATAGATGTCTGGGAAGTAATCGACGCTGCAAAGACAAAACCCTTCGGGTTCATGGCGTTCTACCCGGGCCCCGGTCTTGGGGGTCACTGCATCCCAATTGACCCATTCTACTTGACTTGGAAAGCTCGATCAGTGGGCGAAACTACACGGTTCATCGAACTGGCCGGTGACGTGGTTACGAGGCTACCAAAACAGGTAATTGAGCACCTCTCGGAAGCGATGAGCTCTCACCTACAGAAGTCGGTCGCAGGCAGCCGCATTCTTGTAGTCGGACTTGCATACAAGAAGAACGTCGATGATATGCGAGAGAGCCCTTCGCTTCACCTAATCCACTTGTTGCGCGAACGCAAAGCTTCAGTTGACTACTATGATCCAATGATCCCCGAAGTCCCCTACAATCGAGAACATCCAGAGTTTGTTGGACTCCGGTCGATCAACTTGAGCCCTAAGAAACTGGCGGACTACGACTGTGTTCTGATTTCAACCGATCATGATGATATCGACTATGCGGAGCTCGTAAGGCACTCCAAATTGGTGGTGGATACGCGCAACGCTACATTCGATATCCCTGCCGATCTCAAATTGAAGGTCGTCAAGGCTTGAGGAGCGCGTGAGGAAGCTATTGCTCCTTACACGGCACTATCCACCCGCCGTGTCTGGCGGCGCAAGGCGCCCTTTTTTGTTGGCGGAGGCACTGCGAGAACGAGGTGTAGAGGTCCGTGTGATCGCGCCGTCGTTGCCCGCGGGAGAATCCGGCATCGCGTTGGCCCATCCAAATCGAGACCCTTCTACAGCTACCGGCTCTGCAGGTCTTTCCCTTCGAGGATTGGCGCGCGACATTTTGCTTTGGCCCGACCCCGACATACGCTGGTGTCAACGTGCCGCTGAAGCAGCTATTGCGGACGGCTGGAAACCGGACTGGGTGCTGTCCACTAGTCCGCCAGAGTCGGCTCACGTTGCAGGGCTCCGCCTCGCCCGCACTTTTGGTGCCCGCTGGGCCGCGGATTTTCGTGATCTCTGGCTGGAGTCGCCGCATCGCGCCGAACGCCGCCGACGGCATCGACAGATAGGCGAGCGCTTGATCGCAGGAAAAATACTGCCAGAAGCAGATCTGGTGACCGCCGTCGATGCTGTGGTCGCAGCTGAAGCCGGCCGCCTCGGCGCCCGCAATCCAAAAGTGCTGGAACACTTCACGAGCGACGCTGCACCGGCTCCTTACAATTACGAGGGCGAAAATTTCAACATTCTGCATGCCGGATCGATAGCTTTGTCTGATCCAGAGGCCCGGATCGAAGATCTGCTACTGCCCTTCGAAGCCGCTGCCGTCCGGCGCAGCGACCTCGTGCTGAACTTTGTGGGCCGGCTAACCAACGCCGAGCAGGCCCGCATTGCAGCCAGCCCAGCCTTCAACGCAATACGACAATTCGCACCTGTCCCTTACACGGCGGCGCGCGCCATGATGGCTGCCGCCGACGCACTCGCCTTCGTGGCGTCGGGCAAAATGCACGTCCCTCCGAGCAAAATTGCCGACTACCTGGCTTTCGACCGACCGATAGTCGCTTGCGGCGACGGGCCATGGCGTGCAGATCCGCGTGTGCCGGCCGAGCCCGCCGCCGATCTGCTGGTCCGCCGTGCCAGGGGAGCGGGTCGAAATTCAAACGCGTATCCTTCTACCGCCAGCGCCGCTGCCGACCGCTTCCTCGATCTTTGTGCAACCATTTGTAATGAGGCGTGAGTTGATGGCCCACGGGGGCTGGTCTACTGACCGCACGGCAACCAGACCAAAAGGACCAATAGTATGGCCATCGCGTTCATCGACCTTCAGGCGCAGCGCAGGCGGATTGAACCGCAGATCAATGCCGCCGTGCAGAAGGTCATCGAGAGCGGCGCCTATATCATGGGGCCGGAAGTCAAGCAGTTCGAAACTCAACTTGCCGCCTTCTCCGGCGCAAAATACGCCCTCGGCTGCGCCAATGGCACCGACGCCATAGCGCTACCGCTGATGGCCTGGGGCGTCTGCGAAGGCGATGCCGTCTTCTGCCCGAGCTTCACCTTCTGCGCGACTGGCGAGGTTGTTCCGTGGCTGAACGCCACTCCGGTCTTCGTCGATGTCGAGCCTGACACCTATAACATCAACCCGGACCATCTCGTCGCCCAAATCGAGCGTGTACTGAAGGATGGCAAGCTGAAGCCGCGCGTCATCGTCGGTGTTTGCCTCTTCGGTCAGGCCGCCAACTATCCGCGCCTGCGCGAGATTGCCGACAAGTACGGCATGAAGCTCATAGCAGATAGCGCGCAGGGCTTCGGAACCACGATCAATGGCAAGCATCCGTCCGACTGGGCCGACTGCGTGACAACCAGTTTCTTCCCGGCTAAGCCGCTCGGCTGCTACGGCGACGGCGGCGGGATCGTGACAAATGAAGCGTCCCTAGCCGAACTGATCGACAGTCTGCGAGTGCATGGAAAGGCAGTGGCCTCGGATCTGAAGGACAGAACCTTCGATCATGACCCCAAATATCTGAACATGCGCGTCGGGATGAACTCGCGCCTCGACACGATCCAGGCCGCCGTATTGATCGAAAAGCTCAAGATCTACGCCGACGAAATCATGCTGCGCAACAAGGTCGCCGCGCGCTACAATGAATTGCTAGCGCCTCACGTCGCCGCCGTGCCATTCGTAAAGACAGGCTTCATCTCCACCTGGGCGCAGTATACGATAGAACACGTGAACCGCGACGGCCTTGCGGCGCATCTCAAAACTCAAGACATTCCGACCGCGGTCTACTATCCCGTGCCAATGCATATGAACCAGGCGTACCGCGAATGGGCGCCGAAGCCGGGCGAACTGGCTGTGACCGAAGCCAAGGCTGAGCGCGTAATCTCGCTGCCGATGCACCCTTATCTCGATACGGCGACGCAGGATCGCATCGTCGAAGCGGTGCGAACCTTCAACGGCTGAAGGGCGAGCGCTGGTCCTTCAGGGGCGACGTGCTTCGAGAAGGCCGAGAAGGTAGTCGCGGTAGCTATTCGTGTACCCGCTCGCGAGGCGCTCCAGCGTATCGTCACTGATAAAGCCCCGGCGCCAAGCGACTTCCTCGAGACATCCGATCTTAAGACCCTGTCGGCGCTCGACCGTCTGTACGAAGTGAGAAGCTTCCAGCAGGCTGTCGAACGTTCCTGCATCCAGCCAGGCAAAGCCGCGCGGCAGGCAGACCGCTTTGAGTTGGCCCATGGCCAGATAGGCCGCGTTCACGTCGGTGATCTCGATCTCCCCGCGAGGCGAGGGCTTGATGGCGCGGGCAATATCCACCACTTGCGCATCATAGAAATAAAGCCCTGTCACAGCCCAGTTGCTACGCGGATTTGCCGGCTTCTCCACAATCGACAAGGGGCGGCCGTTAGAATCCAGTTCGATGACGCCGAACCGCTCCGGATCGCGAACGCCATAGGCAAAAACACTCGCCCCTTCGGAACTTTTGCCGCGTCCGTCACGAGGCCCGAAAGGCCCGCGCCATAGAAAATATTGTCGCCCAGCGCGAGCGCGGCCGGCGAGCCGTCGAGAAAGTCCGCCCCCAGAATGAACGCGTCGGCCAGTCCGCGCGGTTCGTACTGCACCGCATAAGCGATCTCAATTCCCCATTGTCGGCCGTCACCGAGCAGGCCTTTGAACTGGTTCAAAGAGTCCGGCGTCACGATAACCAAGATCTCGCGAATACCCGCAAGCATGAGCACCGACAGCGGATAAAAGATCAGCGGCTTGTCATAAATTGGCAACAGCTGTTTCGTTACGCCGCGGGTTACCGGCTCTAGCCGGCTGCCACGTCCACCTGCAAGGATAATTCCCTTCATTCCGGACCTTTTTGTTCAAAATGCTATGAGGGCGCGCCTTCGCCAATCCGCTCGCCGGCATATACCTTGTCGCGAAGCGAACGCCACCAGCTTTCGTTTGCCAGATACCAGTCCACGGTTTCGGCAATGCCGGTCTCAAAACGCACCGAAGGTGACCAGCCAAGCTCCTCCGTATTTTTCTGTTGTCGATCGCATATCTGCGATCATGTCCGGGACGGTCCTTTACGAAATGCACCAGCCTTGCATGGGGCGCAGCCGCCGGAAACCGCTCGTCCAGCAATCTGCAGATGATATCGACGATGTCGCGGTTCGTCCGCTCAGAGCTGGCGCCCACGGCAAAAGTCTCACCCGCCGGCGCTGCCTCCGCCATGCGAACCAGCGCGCGGGCATGGTCCTGTACATAAAGCCAATCGCGTACATTCATGCCGTCACCATAGAGACTGATCGGCTTTCCCTGCAGCCCGTTCAGCAAAGCAAGGGGAATAAGCTTCTCGGGAAACTGGCGTGGGCCGTAATTGTTGGAACAATTAGATATCACCACCGGCAGACCGTAGGTACGGTGCCAGGCGCGCACCAAGTGGTCGGAGCCTGCCTTGCTTGCCGAATAAGGCGAGGACGGATCATAAGGCGTTGTCTCGCTGAAAAGCCCTTGCGCGCCGAGCGATCCGAACACTTCATCTGTCGAGACATGCACGAACCGGAAACGCGTTTTCGCATCGCCTTCCAGCGCGCTCCACCACGACCGCGCCGCTTCCAGGGTCACCATTGTGCCGACAATGTTGGTCTGGACAAACGGCGCCGCCGCGTCGATGGAGCGGTCGACATGTGTTTCGGCGGCGAGGTGAAACACGGCATCGGGCACTGTCTCTGCGAACGCAAGCTCAACCGCCGCCCTGTCTGAAATGTCGGCCCTTAGAAGCCGAAACCCGGGATGCGCTTCAAGTGATGCGAGCGAAGCCGGATTCGCGGCATAGGTCAGCTTGTCGAGCACGGTCACCCGCACGCCCGGCTTCGTCATCAGTTCGCGGCAAAGGGCGGAGCCGATAAAACCCGCGCCGCCGGTCACGAGATAATTCATGTCACGCTCCCTGACCGGCCATCCTTCGGCCCAGGCCTGCTTAACACGCCAGCCATTGCCGGCAACCGCCGGGTGACGCCGCGGGCCCCGCAAATCTGGCGGCGCCGCGTTGCCATGGAGGGGCGCTCGTGTTAACCGCGCGGCCAAGCATATAAAGGATCGTTGATATGGCTGTTCAGGACAAGGCGAAGGACTACTACGTCAAGGACATCTCGCTGGCAGAATTCGGCCGCAAGGAGATTGCGATTGCCGAAACCGAAATGCCGGGCCTGATGGCGGCCCGCGCCGAATTCGGCCCCTCGCAGCCGCTGAAAGGCGCGCGCATCTGCGGCTCGCTGCACATGACGATCCAGACGGCGGTCCTGATCCAGACGCTCGAAGCGCTCGGCGCAAAGGTGCGTTGGGTGTCGTGCAACATCTACTCGACGCAGGACCATGCCGCCGCGGCGATCGCTGACAATGGCACCGCCGTGTTCGCCTACAAGGGCGAAACGCTGGAAGAGTACTGGGACTATACTGACCGCATGTTCCAGTGGCCGGACGGCAATGGCCCGAACCTGATCCTCGATGATGGCGGCGACGCGACGATGTACCTGATCGTTGGCGAGAAGGCCGAGGCGAACCCCTCGATTCTCGACAAGCCGGGCTCCGAAGAAGAGAAATACTTCTTTGCCCAGATCAAGAAGCGCATGAAAGCCTCGCCCGGCTGGTTCAAGAAAACCAAGGCCGGCGTTCGCGGCGTTTCGGAAGAGACGACCACGGGCGTGAACCGCCTTTACCAGCTGGAGAAGCGCGGCGAGCTGCCGTTCCCGGCGATCAACGTCAACGACTCGGTCACCAAGTCGAAATTCGACAACAAGTACGGCTGCAAGGAATCGCTGGTGGACGGCATTCGCCGCGGCACCGATGTGATGATGGCCGGCAAGAAGGCTTTCGTGGCGGGTTACGGCGATGTGGGCAAGGGATCGGCGGCTTCGCTGTCTGGTTCCGGCGCACGCGTGGCGGTGTCCGAGATCGATCCGATCTGCGCGCTGCAGGCGGCGATGGACGGCTATGAAGTGATGACGTTGGACGAGGCAGCGCCGAAG
The genomic region above belongs to Acidobacteriota bacterium and contains:
- a CDS encoding Gfo/Idh/MocA family oxidoreductase, producing the protein MTKPSSTPQVAQVGAGHWGRNLARNFAELGALKAVCDPHPETAKREADANGVVAITFDEVLNDPNIDGISIAAPAELHADLALKAFAAGKHVFVEKPLALSIEDSRAMCEAAERTGKALMVGHLLQYHPAFIRLRELLSEGAIGSVRYAYSNRLSLGKLRTEENALWSFAPHDLSMLLSIMGSAPPR
- a CDS encoding DegT/DnrJ/EryC1/StrS aminotransferase family protein translates to MAIAFIDLQAQRRRIEPQINAAVQKVIESGAYIMGPEVKQFETQLAAFSGAKYALGCANGTDAIALPLMAWGVCEGDAVFCPSFTFCATGEVVPWLNATPVFVDVEPDTYNINPDHLVAQIERVLKDGKLKPRVIVGVCLFGQAANYPRLREIADKYGMKLIADSAQGFGTTINGKHPSDWADCVTTSFFPAKPLGCYGDGGGIVTNEASLAELIDSLRVHGKAVASDLKDRTFDHDPKYLNMRVGMNSRLDTIQAAVLIEKLKIYADEIMLRNKVAARYNELLAPHVAAVPFVKTGFISTWAQYTIEHVNRDGLAAHLKTQDIPTAVYYPVPMHMNQAYREWAPKPGELAVTEAKAERVISLPMHPYLDTATQDRIVEAVRTFNG
- a CDS encoding adenosylhomocysteinase, translating into MAVQDKAKDYYVKDISLAEFGRKEIAIAETEMPGLMAARAEFGPSQPLKGARICGSLHMTIQTAVLIQTLEALGAKVRWVSCNIYSTQDHAAAAIADNGTAVFAYKGETLEEYWDYTDRMFQWPDGNGPNLILDDGGDATMYLIVGEKAEANPSILDKPGSEEEKYFFAQIKKRMKASPGWFKKTKAGVRGVSEETTTGVNRLYQLEKRGELPFPAINVNDSVTKSKFDNKYGCKESLVDGIRRGTDVMMAGKKAFVAGYGDVGKGSAASLSGSGARVAVSEIDPICALQAAMDGYEVMTLDEAAPKFDIFVTATGNKDILTLDHMRAMKDMAIVCNIGHFDNEIQVEALRNYQWTNIKPQVDMITFPDGKRLLLLSEGRLVNLGNATGHPSFVMSASFTNQTLAQIELHVRGDQYENKVYTLPKHLDEKVARLHLEKLGVKLTELSGEQAKYIGVETAGPFKPEHYRY